GAAGATAAACTTCCAGAAATCCTAAACAAGTTCTTAGAGATTAGCAGTTCTGGTGAACTCTTTTACATCGATCATCATCCACTACCTGAAGGAATCTCCGTAAAAGATATCTCTGGAAGAGTTATTCACAACATTAATTCTTCAGCTTCAGAGCTGACATACATGCTCTTCCATGACAAGCTAAGTCATTTAATGGGGCGGGTTGCAATTTATGGGGCTATAGCAGACTATTTAGATGATACTCCACTCATAAATCGTATGCTTTGCAGCTGGGATAAGAGAACAATATATTTTGACACTGGAGTTCTAGTTCAGGGATTGGAGGGACGTAAGAGAGATCATGAATTTAAGCGTAGGGTGGTTGCTCATCTTGCCAGCGGCCAATTACCAAGTCAGCACACCAATCTTCTTAACTCCGCCTTAGATAATACCAGAAGGGAGGAGGAGATAATTAGGATGCTGGATAAGTGGATACATGTTTACGGTGACATAGCATACACTATTGATGTGCCATTCTCACTTGGTAAAACAGCGACATATGCTAGGGCGCTTACTAAAGCACTAGTTGGAGTAGCTGGCGAGAGAAGAAAGGGCTTTATAGATATGAGTTTAAGGACTTGTGAAAAAAGCATAGACTTAAACAAAATATTACGCCATATAGCTCCTAACCTAGGTGGAAGCGGTGGAGGACATCCCCAAGCAGCTGGAGCCAGAATCCCGGAAGAGAATTTTAACAGGTTTATTCAAGAAGTAAACGAATCTATTAGGAGGCGTTCTGAATAAGATATCTTTCTCCAGATTATTAAAAACACTTATCTTCTAGCAAGTAAAATATTATTTTGCCGATGAAGAGAGCTATGCTCCCGATTGATGAGGGTCCTTGGGGTATCTGAGACATTTAGGTTAACTTACTTAAGAAAGAGGCAAATTTTTTAAGATAGAACATTAATTTTAGAGGCAAATGTTAGGATGGTAATTTAGGTATTTAGAGAGGTTGAGGAGTGAAAGATATTTTGGGTCTTGAGGAGTATGTTGCTGAAGTCGCTAAGAGATACGGTTGGCATGTTAAGCTTAGAAAAAGGCATGGAAATAGAATTCAGGATTTAATTCTCCGAAGAGGTGGATTAATATTAGTTGTCCAAGTTAAGGATTTATCTAATCCAGCTGGTCCAAAAGCTATCACGCAAACTAAAAGGGACTTTGACGAATACATTAGACATCTGCTTGAGGAGAAGATAGGTGTAACGGTTGTTCCAATACTGGTTTCAAATGATATTTCTGAAAAAGCTAAGAGGAGAGCCCTTTCATATGGTATCAGATTTTATAACCCAAGCGAATTAGAGAAGATACTTAAGTAAGAGTGCCTTTAAGTCCTAGCAACCAATATTATTTTGACTTTATTCTCCGGATTTCTAAGTTTTTCAATAAGTCTTCTGGAGAGATCGCATGCAGCCTTATCAGCCCTAATCGCCACTGTTCTACCACAAATATAACTG
The Candidatus Bathyarchaeia archaeon DNA segment above includes these coding regions:
- a CDS encoding DHH family phosphoesterase, translating into MTKWILTHSDGDGICAGALALAANPDAQVFFTHPYGLLEDLGNIAAGDTVIICDIALLEDKLPEILNKFLEISSSGELFYIDHHPLPEGISVKDISGRVIHNINSSASELTYMLFHDKLSHLMGRVAIYGAIADYLDDTPLINRMLCSWDKRTIYFDTGVLVQGLEGRKRDHEFKRRVVAHLASGQLPSQHTNLLNSALDNTRREEEIIRMLDKWIHVYGDIAYTIDVPFSLGKTATYARALTKALVGVAGERRKGFIDMSLRTCEKSIDLNKILRHIAPNLGGSGGGHPQAAGARIPEENFNRFIQEVNESIRRRSE
- a CDS encoding restriction endonuclease encodes the protein MKDILGLEEYVAEVAKRYGWHVKLRKRHGNRIQDLILRRGGLILVVQVKDLSNPAGPKAITQTKRDFDEYIRHLLEEKIGVTVVPILVSNDISEKAKRRALSYGIRFYNPSELEKILK